Proteins encoded in a region of the Sphingomonas sp. HMP9 genome:
- a CDS encoding O-antigen ligase family protein yields MAEAGFDLVGGSTPWLPISLSPDRTVAALLAIVPPFAMLLLTFASSGYGRLYALYVLVAVAVASVFLGIFQKMQGPDSLYYIYDVTNRGGVVGFFANRNHLATLLLTTLPFIGAIAISPNRKSQEVDSKIGRLMMTGCVALLIAVGVVVVKSAAGWLLLIPTLLAAGAVFIRGENGTVPRSLIQIGLMIGLVCSVAAIVAPIKINDLGDKLSGIDPHMRNQSIRTTAAASLDYLPLGSGGGTFQRIYPHYEDVKEASLEYLNHAHDEYVEVALEHGLPGIALLVSAFIFWITQGRRLWRSGEGDAIARAGFVVIGVMFAHSLVDYPTRTSALAAVAAVAAALMVAPESAEMPAWQSTRRRQRRAKGARTIEIALAD; encoded by the coding sequence TTGGCCGAAGCGGGTTTTGATCTTGTTGGTGGCAGCACGCCTTGGCTTCCTATTTCCCTATCGCCTGATCGCACGGTCGCCGCACTGCTTGCGATTGTACCTCCGTTTGCGATGCTGCTGCTGACCTTTGCCTCGTCGGGGTACGGACGACTTTACGCATTGTACGTGCTTGTGGCCGTCGCAGTTGCCTCGGTCTTCCTCGGCATTTTTCAAAAGATGCAAGGGCCGGACTCTCTATATTACATTTACGACGTTACAAACAGGGGCGGCGTTGTCGGCTTCTTCGCGAACCGCAATCATCTTGCAACGCTGTTGCTGACGACGCTTCCTTTCATTGGCGCTATAGCAATCAGCCCAAATCGTAAATCGCAAGAGGTCGATTCAAAGATCGGACGGCTTATGATGACTGGTTGCGTAGCCCTGCTGATCGCGGTCGGGGTAGTCGTGGTCAAGTCCGCTGCCGGCTGGTTGTTGCTGATACCGACGCTACTGGCTGCCGGGGCGGTATTCATCCGAGGCGAAAACGGTACGGTCCCACGCTCGCTAATACAGATTGGTCTGATGATCGGTTTAGTATGCAGTGTAGCCGCGATCGTGGCACCTATCAAAATAAACGACCTGGGTGACAAGTTGAGCGGCATCGATCCGCATATGCGTAACCAGTCGATCCGCACGACGGCGGCAGCGTCGCTGGATTATCTGCCGTTAGGTTCCGGGGGCGGTACGTTTCAACGGATCTATCCGCATTATGAAGATGTGAAAGAGGCTTCGCTAGAATACCTCAATCACGCCCACGACGAGTATGTCGAAGTTGCCCTGGAGCATGGACTGCCAGGCATCGCTCTCCTAGTCTCAGCCTTCATATTCTGGATTACGCAGGGACGACGACTGTGGCGAAGCGGGGAAGGCGATGCGATTGCACGCGCCGGTTTCGTTGTCATAGGTGTTATGTTCGCTCACAGCCTAGTAGACTATCCGACGCGCACTTCAGCGTTGGCCGCCGTCGCTGCCGTTGCTGCAGCGCTGATGGTCGCTCCAGAATCAGCAGAGATGCCGGCATGGCAGTCCACGCGGCGGCGTCAACGTCGCGCGAAGGGTGCGCGCACGATCGAGATAGCGTTGGCCGACTGA
- a CDS encoding metallophosphoesterase — protein MIEADHTARSPATRTVILLGDLVNRGPDSALVIDYARDLLASGVGRLIKGNHEELFVLAARGDRQAVRSLMHNGGLATLTSFGLAEEDINRGNYNDLATLLKTRIPRDVVTLLDAGESKIAVGGYLFVHAGIRPGVPLAEQQAADLRWIREDFLASRAAHGAMIVHGHTIEKTANEYDNRIGIDTGAYKTGVLTAIGLEGAERWFLSTG, from the coding sequence ATGATCGAAGCGGATCATACTGCGCGCAGCCCCGCGACGCGCACCGTGATATTGCTCGGTGATCTGGTAAACCGCGGTCCCGATTCCGCGCTGGTCATTGATTATGCGCGTGACCTCCTCGCCTCAGGCGTCGGCCGGTTAATCAAAGGCAACCATGAGGAGCTGTTCGTGCTGGCCGCACGCGGCGACCGTCAAGCAGTTCGCTCTCTGATGCACAACGGCGGCCTAGCAACACTGACCAGCTTTGGCCTAGCGGAAGAAGACATCAACCGGGGCAATTACAACGATCTGGCGACGCTTCTGAAAACGAGAATCCCACGAGATGTTGTCACTTTGCTGGATGCGGGTGAGAGTAAAATCGCGGTTGGCGGCTATCTTTTCGTTCATGCCGGCATTCGCCCGGGCGTACCTCTCGCTGAGCAGCAGGCCGCCGACTTGCGCTGGATCCGAGAGGATTTTTTGGCAAGTCGGGCAGCACACGGCGCGATGATAGTTCACGGACACACGATCGAAAAAACCGCTAATGAGTACGATAATCGAATTGGGATTGACACCGGTGCGTATAAAACTGGCGTTCTGACCGCCATCGGCCTGGAGGGTGCGGAACGCTGGTTCCTTTCCACCGGGTGA
- a CDS encoding polysaccharide biosynthesis/export family protein, translating into MRFGLRLIALTAGIALLASCASKRDSQLSYNPKNFTAPDALAGTATLVTYRAGPGDVLNITIFNVESMSGDYQIDAAGNMVMPLIGTVAVAGKSTQEIGTDLTTRLDTRYLQRPQVTVSLKTTVARTVTVDGSVAAPGLYPIPDKPTLMKTIAMARGTSQGANPKKVVVFRQINGQRNAAAFDLTTIRNGTDADPIIYANDIIIVDGRQTNQTWTTLLQTVPLLGLFTRF; encoded by the coding sequence TTGCGCTTCGGGCTCAGGTTAATCGCACTGACAGCTGGCATCGCGCTGTTGGCGAGCTGCGCCAGTAAGCGCGATAGTCAGCTTTCCTATAATCCGAAGAATTTTACAGCACCTGACGCACTCGCGGGTACGGCTACGCTTGTGACGTATCGGGCGGGTCCTGGCGACGTTCTAAACATAACCATCTTCAACGTCGAATCCATGTCTGGCGATTACCAAATCGATGCTGCGGGCAACATGGTGATGCCGCTGATCGGTACGGTTGCCGTCGCTGGCAAATCGACGCAGGAAATTGGTACGGACCTTACTACCCGACTCGACACGCGCTACCTGCAGCGTCCTCAAGTCACAGTGTCTTTGAAAACTACTGTGGCCAGAACGGTCACGGTCGACGGATCGGTGGCGGCGCCGGGTCTTTACCCCATTCCGGACAAACCTACGTTGATGAAAACGATCGCAATGGCGCGTGGCACCTCACAGGGCGCCAACCCTAAAAAAGTTGTGGTGTTCCGCCAGATCAACGGTCAGCGGAATGCGGCCGCGTTCGACCTAACAACGATCCGCAACGGCACTGACGCTGATCCGATCATTTATGCAAACGATATCATTATAGTCGACGGGCGACAGACAAACCAGACGTGGACAACCTTATTGCAAACGGTTCCACTCCTTGGGCTGTTTACACGCTTCTAG